In the genome of Actinomycetota bacterium, the window GCAACGCGGCTCGAAGACGCAGCCATCGGGCATGTTGTCGGGCATCGGTTGCGCACCCGGCATCGGCGTGAAGTCGCAATCGGGCATCGCGCGCCAGAGTCCCCGAGAGTAGGGGTGCAGCAGTGCCTCGCCGTCGCCCGAGAACGCACTCGATTTCGCGACTTCGAGCGTCGTTCCCGCGTAGAACACCGCGACCCGGTCGGCGACGGAGCGGGCGGCCATCAAGTCGTGGGTGATGAGCATGACTCCGCGCCCGTCGTTGGCGAGTTCGCGCATGTGGCCGAGGGTCTCGCGTACGGCGGCCGGGTCCAGGCCGGGTGTGGGCTCGTCGGCGATGATGAGACTGGCGCCGCTCAATACCGCCGTCGAGACGAGCACCCTCCTCAGCATGCCGCCGGAGAGCTGGAACGGATACATCTCGTCGACGTGCTCCGCGAGGCCGTAGCGCGCGAAGACCTCGCGCTGCCGCGCCGCTCCTACCTCGCCTGATCCGATGTCGCGGGCCTGTTGCCCAACGCGCATGAGCGGGTCGAGGAATGTCACCGCCTGGGGGATGAGCGCGATGCGCCTGCCTCTCAGTGCGGCCTGTCGTTTCGGTTCGAGTTTCTCTCCCTCGAAGTACAGCTCGCCACTTACGCGGGCGTTGTTTGGCAAGATGCCGAGGACGGCGTGGGCGAGCAGGCTCTTGCCCGACCCACTCGAACCGACGATGGCCACGATTTCGCCCGGTGCGACGTCGAGGCTCAAATCGGTAATGACCTTGAGATCCCGCTGACGCAGGCCAACCTGGTACTGAGTGAATGAAATGGTGAGTTCCTTGACTTCAAGCACGGCTACTCCTGAACCGTATGGGGGTCGATGAGGTCGCGCAGGCCCTCGCCGAGCGCATCGATCACCTTGACGGCGACGACCAGCATGAATCCCGGAAGCACGGCCAGCCACCAGTACCCGAGCGAGAGATAGCGCATCGATTCCGCCAGAATGACGCCGATGGCGGGCAAGTGCGGAGACAACCCGAAACCGAGGAACGTCAGGCCGGCTTCGTGCAG includes:
- a CDS encoding ABC transporter ATP-binding protein, which produces MLEVKELTISFTQYQVGLRQRDLKVITDLSLDVAPGEIVAIVGSSGSGKSLLAHAVLGILPNNARVSGELYFEGEKLEPKRQAALRGRRIALIPQAVTFLDPLMRVGQQARDIGSGEVGAARQREVFARYGLAEHVDEMYPFQLSGGMLRRVLVSTAVLSGASLIIADEPTPGLDPAAVRETLGHMRELANDGRGVMLITHDLMAARSVADRVAVFYAGTTLEVAKSSAFSGDGEALLHPYSRGLWRAMPDCDFTPMPGAQPMPDNMPDGCVFEPRCPRATPECAAAAPDPSAHDSSWVRCFHA